In Nitrobacteraceae bacterium AZCC 1564, the following proteins share a genomic window:
- a CDS encoding putative YcjX-like family ATPase (product_source=COG3106; cog=COG3106; ko=KO:K06918; pfam=PF04317; superfamily=52540), whose translation MAPSFSDIVEETRLSLRSLIEYGENLLNPTVRLGVTGLSRAGKTVFITALVHGLLRGGRFPVFESLATGRIARARLEPQPDDGVPRFAYENHVRTLIDNRHWPSSTVDISELRLVIDYQRQNAATRSLTLDIVDYPGEWLLDLPLLKKSYEQWSAESLALSRREPRARLAREWHAHLARLDPNGREDEQATLTAAKLFTEYLRACRDERFAMSLLPPGRFLMPGSLAGSPALTFAPLDVPQDGSAPNSSLWAMMRRRYEAYKDVVVRPFFRDHFTRLDRQIVLVDALAAFNAGPEALKDLEGALSGILDCFNVGRSTFVSSLFRPRIDRILFAATKADHLHRSSHDRLEAILRRMVERAASKAEFAGAAVDVIGLAAVRATREAVVQQGREKLPSILGTPEANESSNGQLFDGETEVATFPGDLPDNADELFTGKAPFRGLTTAASEHADFRFLRFRPPLLSRGAGEEPALPHIRLDRALQFLIGDKLQ comes from the coding sequence ATGGCCCCGAGCTTTTCGGACATCGTCGAGGAAACCCGCCTCTCGCTGAGATCCTTGATCGAGTATGGCGAGAATTTGTTGAATCCGACCGTTCGGCTCGGGGTCACAGGTTTGTCACGTGCCGGAAAAACGGTCTTCATTACAGCGCTGGTTCATGGCCTGTTGCGCGGCGGCAGGTTTCCTGTCTTCGAGTCCCTGGCCACCGGCCGCATCGCCCGAGCGCGGCTTGAACCGCAGCCGGATGATGGGGTCCCGCGCTTCGCTTACGAAAATCACGTCCGCACGCTGATCGACAATCGTCATTGGCCAAGCTCGACGGTCGATATCAGCGAGCTGCGCCTTGTCATCGACTATCAGCGTCAGAACGCGGCCACCCGCAGCCTCACGCTGGATATCGTCGATTATCCCGGCGAGTGGCTGCTCGACCTTCCATTACTTAAGAAGAGTTATGAGCAATGGTCTGCGGAAAGTCTGGCGCTATCCCGGCGCGAACCCCGTGCTCGGCTGGCCCGGGAATGGCATGCGCATCTTGCACGTCTCGATCCAAACGGCCGCGAGGACGAACAGGCGACGCTGACCGCCGCCAAACTCTTCACCGAATACCTCCGGGCCTGCCGGGATGAACGCTTCGCCATGAGCCTTCTGCCGCCGGGCCGCTTTCTGATGCCGGGCAGTCTTGCGGGCTCTCCTGCACTGACCTTTGCCCCGCTTGACGTGCCGCAGGATGGTTCAGCGCCGAACAGCTCGCTGTGGGCGATGATGCGGCGACGCTATGAAGCCTATAAGGACGTCGTAGTGCGACCGTTCTTCCGCGATCATTTTACGCGGCTGGATCGGCAGATCGTTTTGGTGGACGCCCTTGCCGCGTTCAATGCCGGCCCAGAGGCCTTGAAGGATCTCGAGGGCGCGCTGTCGGGCATTCTCGATTGCTTTAATGTCGGCCGGAGCACATTCGTCAGTTCGCTGTTTCGCCCGCGCATCGACCGCATTTTGTTCGCGGCCACAAAGGCCGATCATCTGCACCGGTCTAGTCACGATCGACTGGAAGCGATTTTAAGGCGCATGGTGGAACGCGCAGCCTCGAAAGCGGAGTTCGCCGGTGCGGCCGTGGACGTCATTGGACTTGCGGCGGTACGCGCCACCCGTGAAGCGGTTGTGCAGCAAGGCCGCGAGAAATTACCTTCGATTCTGGGAACGCCCGAAGCCAACGAAAGCTCAAATGGCCAGCTTTTCGACGGAGAGACGGAAGTCGCGACATTCCCTGGTGACCTTCCGGACAACGCCGATGAGCTGTTTACCGGCAAGGCTCCGTTTCGCGGACTGACGACAGCCGCGTCCGAACATGCTGACTTTCGCTTCCTGAGATTTCGCCCGCCATTGCTCAGCCGGGGTGCTGGCGAAGAGCCGGCGCTACCCCATATTCGGCTGGACCGCGCGCTTCAGTTTCTGATCGGAGACAAGCTGCAATGA
- a CDS encoding putative membrane protein (product_source=KO:K08990; cog=COG3768; ko=KO:K08990; pfam=PF05128; superfamily=48498; tigrfam=TIGR01620; transmembrane_helix_parts=Inside_1_67,TMhelix_68_87,Outside_88_96,TMhelix_97_119,Inside_120_213,TMhelix_214_236,Outside_237_347), with amino-acid sequence MSDRPHHRKPTAFKLDDPRVILLDEENEAARPVRGKIRITPDADPALLPVPVDESFVPVRKGFAWAKVFWVALGALVLLGLGLGVTNLVEDLFNRSLSLGYIGLTFAILAVVALVAIISRETLSLARLETIEKLHARANAVLLNDDRKESDAIIRDLLKVAHDNPRLARARVALEDHGRDIIDGADMIRLAERELMTPLDQEARRLISSAAQRVSIVTAVSPGAIIDVLFVLAAALRLVRQLARLYGGRPGTLGLIRLMRQVIAHLAVTGGMAASDSLIQQVLGHGIAAKLSARLGEGLLNGLLTARLGLAAVEVTRPLPFAVLPRPMLSDLAKDLLRRVGDDEPKS; translated from the coding sequence ATGAGCGACCGTCCCCATCACCGCAAACCAACGGCTTTCAAGCTCGACGACCCGCGCGTGATCCTTCTGGACGAGGAGAATGAAGCCGCACGCCCGGTGCGCGGTAAGATTCGTATCACGCCTGACGCCGATCCTGCGTTGCTGCCGGTGCCTGTCGACGAATCATTCGTCCCGGTCCGCAAGGGATTCGCCTGGGCCAAAGTGTTCTGGGTCGCACTCGGCGCGCTGGTTCTGCTCGGCCTTGGTCTCGGTGTTACCAATCTTGTGGAAGACCTATTCAACCGCAGCCTCAGCCTTGGCTATATCGGGCTCACCTTCGCCATCCTCGCCGTGGTGGCGCTCGTTGCGATTATTTCCCGCGAAACGCTGAGCCTTGCCCGGCTTGAAACGATCGAGAAACTCCACGCACGCGCAAACGCTGTCCTCTTGAATGACGACCGGAAGGAAAGCGACGCGATTATTCGCGACCTGCTCAAGGTCGCCCATGACAATCCGCGGCTTGCCCGCGCCCGTGTTGCTCTCGAGGATCACGGCCGAGATATCATCGATGGCGCGGACATGATCCGGCTCGCCGAACGCGAGCTCATGACACCGCTCGATCAAGAGGCGCGCCGTCTCATTTCAAGTGCCGCGCAACGTGTTTCCATTGTCACGGCGGTCAGCCCCGGCGCGATCATCGATGTCTTGTTCGTGCTGGCTGCGGCGCTGCGCCTTGTCCGTCAACTCGCAAGGCTCTACGGCGGCCGGCCCGGCACGCTCGGCCTTATTCGCTTGATGCGGCAGGTGATTGCACATCTTGCCGTCACCGGCGGCATGGCAGCCAGCGACAGCCTGATCCAGCAGGTACTGGGGCACGGCATCGCCGCGAAGCTTTCCGCACGGCTCGGCGAGGGCTTGCTCAACGGATTGCTCACAGCGCGTCTTGGCCTCGCCGCCGTGGAAGTGACGCGCCCGTTGCCGTTTGCCGTATTACCGCGCCCGATGCTGTCTGATCTCGCGAAGGATCTGCTCCGCCGCGTTGGCGACGACGAACCAAAATCCTGA